One Rhizobiales bacterium GAS188 DNA window includes the following coding sequences:
- a CDS encoding amino acid/amide ABC transporter membrane protein 1, HAAT family, with product MSTALLAVQTLNGLQLGVLLFLIAAGLTLVFGVMDFINLAHGVQYMLGAYFAVTFYGVTGNFLLALVLALIAAMAFGLLLEIVIFRHLYGRDHLDQVLATFGIILFLEEGVRMIWGSTSLSLPMPETLSGAIRLMPGLLYPVYRLAIIAAGIGVAILLYGLVNHTRVGMLVRAGASNAPMVSALGVDIGRLFMIIFGFGAMLAGFAGAMVAPILAVEPNMGDNLLILAFVVIVIGGIGSVRGAFIAALLVGLVDTLGRSFASDILRTMLSSSAANQAGPALASMLTYVLMAAVLFFRPAGLFPVRR from the coding sequence ATGTCGACGGCCCTCCTCGCGGTGCAGACGCTGAACGGGCTGCAGCTCGGCGTGTTGCTCTTCCTGATCGCCGCCGGGCTGACGCTGGTGTTCGGGGTTATGGATTTCATCAACCTGGCGCATGGCGTGCAATATATGCTCGGCGCCTATTTCGCCGTCACCTTCTACGGCGTGACCGGCAACTTCCTTCTCGCGCTGGTGCTGGCGCTCATCGCTGCCATGGCGTTCGGCCTTCTTCTCGAAATCGTGATCTTCAGGCATCTCTACGGGCGCGACCATCTCGATCAGGTGCTCGCCACCTTCGGCATCATCCTCTTCCTCGAAGAGGGGGTGAGAATGATCTGGGGGTCGACCTCGCTGAGCCTGCCGATGCCGGAGACGCTGTCGGGAGCGATCCGGCTGATGCCGGGGCTGCTCTACCCGGTCTACCGCCTTGCCATCATCGCGGCCGGGATCGGCGTCGCCATCCTGCTCTACGGGCTCGTCAACCACACCCGGGTCGGCATGCTGGTGCGCGCCGGCGCCTCGAACGCCCCGATGGTCTCGGCGCTCGGCGTCGATATCGGGCGCCTGTTCATGATCATCTTCGGCTTCGGCGCCATGCTGGCCGGGTTCGCGGGCGCCATGGTGGCGCCGATCCTCGCCGTCGAGCCAAATATGGGCGATAATCTCCTGATCCTCGCCTTCGTGGTCATCGTCATCGGCGGCATCGGCTCGGTGCGCGGCGCCTTCATCGCGGCCCTGCTGGTCGGGCTCGTCGATACGCTCGGCCGCTCCTTCGCCAGCGATATCCTGCGCACCATGCTCTCGTCCTCGGCCGCCAACCAGGCGGGGCCGGCGCTGGCCTCGATGCTGACCTATGTGCTGATGGCGGCGGTGCTGTTCTTCAGGCCGGCCGGCCTGTTCCCGGTGAGGCGCTGA
- a CDS encoding amino acid/amide ABC transporter ATP-binding protein 1, HAAT family, whose protein sequence is MDEALLSLDGLAKSFGALRVTDAVTLDIRRGELHAVIGPNGAGKTSLIHQLSGALVPDAGRILFDGEDVTHLPMHARARRGLARTFQITSVLPRFTALENAALAVQSRQGSSFSFFGDAASEQALNHEAMEALSVVGLAGRAGALAGELSHGEQRGLELAVALALKPKLILLDEPMAGAGVSDSARLVEILLELKQRYTILLVEHDMQAVFALADRISVLVNGRLIATGEPDAVRCDAQVRAAYLGETA, encoded by the coding sequence ATGGATGAGGCGCTGCTCAGCCTCGACGGGCTCGCCAAGAGCTTCGGGGCGCTGCGCGTCACCGATGCCGTGACGCTCGACATCAGGCGCGGCGAGCTGCATGCGGTGATCGGGCCGAACGGGGCCGGCAAGACCAGCCTGATCCACCAGCTCTCGGGTGCTCTCGTTCCCGATGCCGGACGCATCCTGTTCGACGGCGAGGATGTGACCCATCTGCCCATGCATGCGAGGGCGCGCCGCGGCCTCGCCCGCACCTTCCAGATCACCTCCGTGCTGCCGCGCTTCACGGCGCTGGAGAACGCAGCGCTCGCGGTCCAGTCGCGGCAGGGTTCGAGCTTCAGCTTCTTCGGCGACGCGGCCTCGGAGCAAGCGCTCAACCACGAAGCCATGGAGGCGCTCTCGGTGGTCGGGCTCGCCGGTCGTGCCGGCGCCCTGGCGGGCGAGCTCTCGCATGGCGAGCAGCGCGGGCTCGAGCTCGCCGTGGCGCTGGCCTTGAAGCCCAAGCTCATCCTGCTCGACGAGCCGATGGCCGGGGCCGGCGTGTCGGACAGCGCCCGCCTCGTCGAGATCCTGCTCGAGCTGAAGCAGCGCTACACGATCCTGCTCGTGGAGCACGACATGCAGGCGGTGTTCGCTCTCGCCGATCGCATCAGCGTGCTCGTCAATGGCCGCCTGATCGCGACCGGCGAGCCCGATGCGGTGCGCTGCGATGCGCAAGTGCGGGCCGCCTATCTCGGCGAGACCGCCTGA
- a CDS encoding Enamine deaminase RidA, house cleaning of reactive enamine intermediates, YjgF/YER057c/UK114 family, which yields MSRPRPLSPKGLATPLARYSPAMQVAAGSNLVFVSGQLGIDADGKTPESAEAQAELCFAAIRAILAEAGMGFPDIVRLNAFVTERAYLADYMRVRDRHVGDPPPASTLMIVQGFSQPHFKVEVECVAAKAEG from the coding sequence ATGTCCCGTCCCCGCCCCTTATCGCCCAAGGGCCTCGCGACCCCGCTTGCCCGCTACAGCCCGGCGATGCAGGTCGCTGCGGGATCGAACCTCGTCTTCGTCTCCGGCCAGCTCGGCATCGACGCCGACGGCAAGACCCCGGAGAGCGCGGAGGCGCAAGCAGAACTCTGCTTTGCGGCGATCCGCGCCATCCTGGCGGAGGCCGGCATGGGTTTTCCTGATATCGTGCGCCTCAACGCCTTCGTCACCGAGCGCGCCTATTTGGCGGACTATATGCGGGTGCGCGATCGCCATGTCGGGGATCCGCCGCCGGCGTCGACCTTGATGATCGTCCAGGGCTTCTCGCAGCCGCATTTCAAGGTCGAGGTCGAATGCGTCGCCGCCAAGGCGGAGGGATGA
- a CDS encoding TolB amino-terminal domain-containing protein: MSEESRTARRLAAILAADVAGYSRLMGADEEGTLAALKSHRKELIDPLIAQHQGRIVKTTGDGLLIEFASIVDAVRCAVVVQQGMKDRNANLEESQRIRFRVGINVGDVIVDDGDIFGDGVNVAARLEALAEPGEICVSATVREHVGEKLPLGFADLGEFSVKNIARPVHVYRIETRLEPTTATRDKPEHAMLALPDRPSIAVLPFANMSGDAAQDYFADGMVEDIITGLARIKWLFVIARNSSFAYKGKSVDVTQVGRELGVRYILEGSIRKASSRVRVTGQVVEAETGRHVWAEHYDRTLDDVFALQDELTMSVVAAIEPSLRQAEIERVKRKRPDNLDAYDLVLRAIPHVYPAMPDSAAKALPLLESALEVEPDYAFAHGLAAWCHEILFVRGGAREENRLGAARHAHAAIAHGRDDAIALSLGGFAMGLVAHDREAARQAFEAALALSPSCALAYSFGSVVTATGGDADRGIEWGERALRLSPFDPMSYGPCLAITFGRFQRGEYEAAAEGARKAFQANPNWSYAHVLLAATHAKLGRLDAAKAAAARVLELEPGYTISGMCAAVDIHASIAAPLSEALRAAGLPT; the protein is encoded by the coding sequence ATGAGCGAAGAGTCCCGCACCGCGCGGCGGCTCGCCGCTATCCTCGCCGCGGATGTGGCGGGATATTCGCGCCTCATGGGCGCCGACGAGGAAGGGACGCTGGCGGCGCTCAAGAGCCATCGCAAGGAGCTCATCGATCCGCTGATCGCCCAGCACCAGGGCCGGATCGTCAAGACCACGGGCGATGGCCTGCTCATCGAGTTCGCGTCGATCGTTGATGCGGTGCGCTGCGCAGTGGTGGTGCAGCAGGGAATGAAAGACCGCAACGCCAACCTCGAAGAGAGCCAGCGCATCCGCTTTCGCGTCGGCATCAACGTGGGCGACGTGATCGTCGACGACGGCGACATTTTCGGCGACGGCGTCAACGTCGCGGCGCGACTCGAGGCGCTCGCCGAGCCGGGCGAGATCTGCGTCAGCGCCACGGTACGCGAGCACGTCGGCGAGAAACTTCCCCTCGGCTTCGCCGACCTGGGCGAGTTCAGCGTCAAGAACATCGCGCGGCCGGTCCACGTTTATCGCATCGAGACGCGCCTCGAGCCTACGACCGCCACCCGAGACAAACCGGAGCATGCGATGCTCGCGCTTCCCGACCGACCCTCGATCGCCGTCCTGCCTTTCGCCAACATGAGCGGCGACGCCGCACAGGACTATTTCGCCGACGGCATGGTCGAGGACATCATTACCGGCCTCGCGCGCATCAAGTGGCTGTTCGTCATCGCGCGCAATTCGAGCTTCGCCTACAAAGGCAAATCCGTCGACGTGACGCAGGTCGGGCGTGAGCTGGGCGTGCGCTACATCCTCGAGGGGAGCATACGCAAGGCGTCAAGCCGCGTGCGCGTCACCGGCCAGGTCGTCGAGGCGGAAACCGGCCGGCACGTCTGGGCGGAGCACTACGACCGCACCCTCGACGATGTCTTCGCGCTCCAGGACGAACTCACGATGAGCGTGGTGGCCGCCATCGAGCCGAGCCTACGCCAGGCGGAGATCGAGCGGGTCAAGCGAAAGCGCCCGGACAATCTCGACGCCTACGACCTCGTGCTCCGTGCAATCCCCCACGTCTATCCGGCGATGCCGGACAGTGCCGCCAAGGCGCTGCCGCTGCTCGAGAGCGCTCTCGAGGTGGAGCCCGACTACGCGTTTGCGCACGGCCTAGCCGCCTGGTGTCACGAAATCCTCTTCGTGCGCGGTGGCGCGCGCGAGGAGAACCGCCTCGGCGCGGCCCGCCACGCCCATGCGGCCATCGCCCATGGGCGCGACGACGCCATCGCGCTGTCGCTCGGAGGCTTTGCCATGGGCCTCGTCGCGCATGACCGCGAAGCCGCGCGCCAGGCCTTCGAGGCGGCGCTGGCGCTCAGCCCGTCATGTGCGCTCGCCTACAGCTTCGGCAGCGTCGTGACGGCCACCGGCGGCGATGCGGACCGCGGCATTGAATGGGGCGAGCGCGCGCTCCGTTTGAGTCCGTTCGATCCGATGAGCTACGGCCCCTGTTTGGCGATTACTTTCGGCCGCTTCCAGCGCGGCGAATACGAAGCGGCAGCGGAGGGCGCGCGCAAGGCTTTCCAGGCAAATCCCAATTGGAGCTATGCGCACGTGCTGCTCGCGGCGACGCACGCGAAGCTCGGGCGGCTCGACGCGGCCAAGGCCGCCGCGGCGCGCGTCCTGGAGCTGGAGCCGGGCTATACCATCAGCGGGATGTGCGCCGCTGTTGACATCCACGCATCTATCGCCGCGCCCTTGTCCGAAGCGCTCCGCGCGGCGGGGTTGCCGACATAG
- a CDS encoding Sterol desaturase/sphingolipid hydroxylase, fatty acid hydroxylase superfamily: MLIHSLRMKLRGELEAAPEERRFGSGWLSGIAALATAIASLILVVCLRFPLLFTMPELAALRDHVLFRPGLHLLLLLAYGLALLNLVLRRNKTLGFCALGVTMLAGLLGGSRAQALPGETGGIFFGLDFFLVNVVFTGFLFVPLEHLFPRRQGQPLFRNEWREDLFYYLVSSMLVQVLTFLSLAPSHLIVEHTQWTAFRAAVGSQPWPLQLIEIMFLTDLVQYWLHRAFHRVPALWRFHAVHHSAQSMDWLAGARMHFIEIICLRGVTAIPMFTLGYDASALQAYILIVYVYSSFIHANLGWSFDRIGPYLVTPRFHHWHHGIDKEAIDVNFAIHFPLLDRLFGTYHQPKGQWPSGYGIAGHPVPHGYWKQFLYPFRRGEGATGD; encoded by the coding sequence ATGCTGATCCATTCGCTGCGCATGAAACTTCGGGGCGAGCTCGAGGCCGCGCCCGAAGAGCGGCGTTTCGGCAGCGGCTGGCTGAGCGGCATCGCGGCGCTGGCCACAGCCATCGCGAGCCTGATCCTGGTCGTCTGCCTGCGCTTCCCGCTTCTCTTCACCATGCCGGAGCTCGCGGCGCTGCGCGACCATGTGCTGTTCAGGCCGGGCCTGCATCTCCTGCTGCTCTTGGCCTATGGGCTCGCCCTCCTCAACCTGGTGCTGCGTCGCAACAAGACGCTCGGCTTCTGCGCGCTCGGCGTGACCATGCTGGCTGGGCTGCTCGGTGGCTCGCGGGCGCAGGCGCTGCCGGGGGAGACGGGCGGGATCTTCTTCGGGCTCGACTTCTTCCTGGTGAACGTCGTCTTCACCGGCTTCCTGTTCGTGCCGCTCGAGCATCTCTTTCCGCGCCGGCAAGGACAGCCCTTGTTCCGCAACGAATGGCGCGAGGATCTGTTCTACTACCTGGTCAGCTCGATGCTGGTTCAGGTGTTGACCTTCCTGTCGCTCGCCCCCTCGCATCTGATCGTCGAGCACACGCAATGGACGGCCTTCCGGGCGGCGGTCGGCTCGCAGCCCTGGCCGCTGCAGCTCATCGAGATCATGTTCCTGACCGATCTCGTGCAATATTGGCTGCATCGCGCCTTCCATCGCGTCCCGGCGTTGTGGCGCTTCCATGCGGTGCATCATTCGGCGCAGTCGATGGACTGGCTCGCCGGAGCCCGCATGCATTTCATCGAGATCATCTGCCTGCGCGGCGTCACCGCCATCCCGATGTTCACCCTGGGCTACGACGCCTCGGCGCTGCAGGCCTATATCCTGATCGTCTACGTCTATTCCTCCTTCATCCATGCCAATCTCGGCTGGAGCTTCGACCGGATCGGGCCTTATCTCGTCACGCCGCGCTTCCATCATTGGCATCACGGCATCGACAAGGAGGCGATCGACGTCAATTTCGCCATCCATTTCCCGCTGCTCGACCGCCTGTTCGGCACTTATCACCAGCCGAAGGGACAATGGCCGTCGGGCTACGGCATCGCCGGCCACCCGGTGCCGCACGGCTATTGGAAGCAGTTCCTCTACCCGTTCCGGCGCGGCGAGGGCGCGACTGGGGACTGA
- a CDS encoding amino acid/amide ABC transporter ATP-binding protein 2, HAAT family — protein sequence MLAVAQLEAGYRSARVLFGVDLVVQTGEVVTLMGRNGMGKTTTVKAIMGLVRPSGGTVSFEGKELAGSPPFRMAKAGIGLVPEGRQVFPNLTVEENLVATAASRFGAPRWTLPQVQALFPRLKERRSHLGWQLSGGEQQMLAIGRALMTNPKLLILDEATEGLAPLAREEIWAALTQLKREGQSILLIDKNLEAMMTIADRHVVLEKGHVVWSGTNADLATDRIVKERYLAV from the coding sequence ATGCTCGCGGTGGCACAGCTCGAGGCCGGCTACCGGTCAGCGCGCGTTCTGTTCGGTGTCGACCTCGTGGTGCAAACCGGCGAAGTGGTGACACTGATGGGCCGCAACGGCATGGGCAAGACCACCACGGTCAAAGCCATCATGGGGCTGGTGCGGCCGAGCGGCGGGACCGTCAGCTTCGAGGGTAAGGAGCTCGCCGGATCGCCGCCCTTCCGCATGGCGAAGGCCGGGATCGGCCTCGTGCCGGAGGGACGCCAGGTGTTCCCGAACTTGACGGTCGAGGAGAATCTGGTGGCGACCGCCGCTTCCCGCTTCGGCGCGCCGCGCTGGACGCTGCCTCAGGTGCAGGCGCTGTTCCCGCGGCTGAAGGAGCGGCGCAGCCATCTCGGCTGGCAGCTCTCGGGCGGCGAGCAGCAGATGCTGGCGATCGGGCGAGCCCTGATGACCAATCCGAAGCTGCTCATCCTCGACGAGGCGACCGAGGGCCTCGCGCCCCTCGCCCGCGAGGAGATCTGGGCCGCGCTCACGCAATTGAAGCGCGAGGGCCAGTCCATTCTCCTGATCGACAAGAATCTCGAGGCGATGATGACCATCGCCGACCGCCACGTGGTGCTCGAGAAGGGTCATGTCGTGTGGAGCGGCACCAATGCCGACCTCGCGACCGACAGGATCGTCAAGGAGCGCTATCTCGCCGTGTGA
- a CDS encoding Intracellular sulfur oxidation protein, DsrE/DsrF family: MTITTQSQLEQRAGPSADARSTTKKVLRQPVAGRIASGNPWRLAAVVAAAGLVTYSATYALARHPDPAAIEGELAGLGRSVYQPQKVVYHVDYEAGWRGHNYYNLVGVLENHEKALGADRLQLVVVLQGSGTDFLALAKAKPALAKKIDALKSQGVRFLICKNSLINRGIDPFTELYGVAKEDIVAAAVAELVALQQEGYVYLHL; the protein is encoded by the coding sequence TTGACCATAACGACACAGTCCCAGCTCGAGCAAAGAGCCGGCCCAAGTGCCGATGCAAGATCGACGACCAAGAAGGTGCTGCGGCAGCCCGTCGCCGGCCGGATCGCCTCCGGCAATCCATGGCGCCTGGCCGCGGTCGTGGCGGCGGCCGGGCTCGTCACCTACAGCGCCACCTACGCACTGGCGCGTCACCCTGACCCGGCCGCCATCGAGGGCGAGCTCGCAGGCCTCGGCCGCTCCGTCTATCAACCGCAGAAGGTCGTCTACCATGTCGATTACGAGGCAGGCTGGCGCGGTCACAATTATTACAATCTGGTCGGCGTGCTGGAGAACCACGAGAAGGCGCTCGGCGCCGACAGATTGCAACTCGTGGTGGTCCTGCAGGGCAGCGGCACCGATTTCCTGGCGCTGGCCAAGGCGAAGCCGGCTCTCGCCAAGAAGATCGACGCGCTCAAGAGCCAGGGAGTGCGCTTCCTCATTTGCAAGAACAGCCTGATCAATCGCGGCATCGACCCCTTCACGGAGCTCTACGGCGTCGCCAAGGAGGACATCGTCGCGGCGGCTGTCGCCGAGCTCGTCGCCCTGCAGCAGGAGGGCTATGTCTATCTGCATCTGTGA
- a CDS encoding chloride channel protein, CIC family codes for MNFDAVHNARSNLQARVTAAGRAISRAPVSLRRAPEHLRALVRTSEVWLTALAAVAGTLAGVLVCGMSYIVTVLHRLIFHANSHTGVSGATNVPPLATMIAPAVGGAVLGAVLYAYSRWRGRIPVDPIEANALHGGRLSLTDSFIVAIQNVISNGFGASVGLEAGYTQIGSGIASRLGQFFGLRRNDLRTLVGCGAAGAIAAAFDAPLAASAYAFELIIGLYTIATLAPVAVAAFMGTLVAHVLWQPAFVVAIAVPTVDLSHYPLMLLLGVICAGAGILIMRLVTLVEISLRQAWIPAWLRPTIGGLFLGLLGQITIQVLSAGHGALQLAIRTDQTLSFLALVVVLKSLASAVSIGAGFRGGLFFASLFLGIILGKLYGGLLVLGGITAPEAIPLFAVAAMSGLAAAIIGAPLTMIVLALEVTGDFGMAGVVMLCVLAASLTARETFGYSFATWRFHLRGESIRSAHDVGWIRSLTVDSLMRRDLPIVRNNMNFEAFREKFPLGSAKTVIAADEAGRYAGLVEVATVHSHELDMLGSAGLIEDLAYQRDDMLLPSMNAKDAARQFDRLETDSIAVVDTRDTRRTVGLLTEAHLLRRYSAELDRHRREALGEF; via the coding sequence ATGAACTTCGACGCTGTCCATAACGCGCGCTCGAATCTGCAAGCGCGCGTCACCGCAGCAGGCCGCGCGATCTCGCGCGCGCCCGTCAGCCTGCGCCGTGCGCCCGAGCATCTGCGCGCTCTGGTACGGACCAGCGAGGTCTGGCTTACAGCGCTTGCAGCCGTCGCCGGCACGCTGGCGGGGGTGCTCGTCTGCGGCATGTCCTACATCGTCACGGTGTTGCACCGCCTGATCTTCCACGCCAATTCGCATACGGGCGTCAGCGGCGCCACCAACGTCCCCCCGCTCGCGACCATGATCGCTCCGGCAGTCGGCGGCGCGGTGCTCGGCGCGGTGCTGTATGCCTATTCACGCTGGCGCGGACGCATCCCGGTCGACCCGATCGAGGCCAACGCCCTGCATGGCGGGCGCCTCTCCCTGACCGACAGCTTCATCGTCGCCATCCAGAACGTGATCTCGAACGGTTTCGGCGCCTCGGTCGGACTGGAAGCCGGCTATACCCAGATCGGCTCCGGCATCGCCTCGCGGCTCGGCCAGTTCTTCGGGCTGCGCCGCAACGATCTGCGCACGCTGGTCGGTTGCGGCGCGGCGGGCGCGATCGCCGCGGCCTTCGACGCTCCGCTCGCCGCCTCCGCCTACGCGTTCGAGTTGATCATCGGCCTCTACACCATCGCCACCCTGGCGCCGGTCGCGGTCGCGGCCTTCATGGGCACGCTCGTCGCCCATGTGCTGTGGCAGCCGGCCTTCGTGGTGGCGATCGCGGTGCCGACCGTCGACCTCAGCCATTATCCGCTGATGCTGCTGCTCGGCGTCATCTGCGCCGGCGCCGGCATCTTGATCATGCGGCTCGTGACCCTGGTCGAGATCTCGCTGCGCCAGGCCTGGATCCCGGCCTGGCTGCGCCCGACCATCGGCGGCCTGTTCCTCGGGCTCCTGGGACAGATCACCATCCAGGTGCTGTCGGCCGGCCACGGGGCGCTCCAGCTCGCCATCCGCACGGACCAGACCTTGTCCTTCCTGGCGCTCGTCGTCGTCTTGAAGTCGCTCGCCTCGGCCGTCTCGATCGGGGCGGGGTTTCGCGGCGGCCTGTTCTTCGCCTCCTTGTTCCTCGGCATTATCCTGGGCAAGCTCTATGGCGGCCTCCTGGTGCTGGGCGGCATCACGGCGCCCGAAGCCATCCCGCTCTTCGCCGTGGCGGCGATGAGCGGGCTCGCGGCCGCGATCATCGGCGCGCCGTTGACCATGATCGTGCTGGCTCTCGAAGTGACCGGCGATTTCGGCATGGCCGGAGTGGTGATGCTGTGCGTGCTCGCCGCGTCGCTGACGGCGCGCGAGACCTTCGGCTATTCCTTCGCCACCTGGCGCTTCCATCTGCGCGGCGAATCGATCCGCAGCGCCCATGATGTCGGCTGGATCCGCTCGCTCACGGTCGACAGCCTGATGCGCCGCGACTTACCGATCGTGCGCAACAACATGAATTTCGAGGCCTTCCGCGAGAAATTCCCGCTCGGATCGGCGAAGACGGTGATCGCAGCCGACGAGGCCGGCCGCTATGCGGGCCTCGTCGAGGTCGCGACCGTGCATTCCCATGAGCTCGACATGCTGGGCTCGGCCGGGCTGATCGAGGACCTCGCCTATCAGCGCGACGACATGCTGCTGCCCTCGATGAACGCCAAGGACGCGGCCCGCCAATTCGACCGGCTGGAGACCGATTCGATCGCCGTCGTCGACACGCGCGATACGCGCCGCACCGTCGGCCTCCTGACGGAAGCCCATCTGCTGCGCCGCTACAGCGCCGAGCTCGACCGCCATCGCCGCGAGGCCTTGGGCGAGTTCTGA
- a CDS encoding Enamine deaminase RidA, house cleaning of reactive enamine intermediates, YjgF/YER057c/UK114 family produces the protein MAGRRLISTGSPFETSYGYSRAVIDGEYVFVAGTTGYDYARMEMPDDVAAQAENCFATIAKVLVDAGSSLEALVRATYYVTLPEYQEPVLRVCGKHLGAIRPAATMLVVAGLLKPEMKVEIEVTARLTST, from the coding sequence ATGGCGGGGCGCCGACTGATCTCCACCGGCTCGCCCTTCGAGACGAGCTATGGCTATTCGCGAGCCGTGATCGACGGCGAATACGTGTTCGTGGCGGGCACCACCGGCTATGACTACGCCAGGATGGAGATGCCCGACGACGTGGCGGCGCAGGCGGAGAATTGCTTCGCCACCATCGCCAAGGTGCTGGTCGATGCCGGCTCGTCGCTCGAAGCATTGGTGCGCGCCACCTATTACGTGACCCTCCCCGAATATCAGGAGCCGGTGCTGCGCGTCTGCGGCAAGCATCTCGGCGCGATCCGGCCGGCCGCCACCATGCTGGTGGTCGCAGGCCTCCTCAAGCCCGAGATGAAGGTCGAGATCGAGGTCACGGCGCGACTCACGTCAACCTGA
- a CDS encoding amino acid/amide ABC transporter membrane protein 2, HAAT family yields MQEATVSTPAERLLPPHLARLAVPVLVFALLALAPLAGLAGSERYMLALVTRCMIFAIAAIGLDLALGCGGLVSFGHAAFIGIGAYAAGILTASGIEDAALVLGVALAASGLFALVTGAISLKTRGVHFIMITLAFGQMAYFVANSLKAYGGDDGLTLANRVTLFGQDTFGGTYIFYYAVLALLLVVYLLARAVIRSRFGRVLRGAKDNEIRMAAIGFNPYPFRLAAYVLSGMMAGLAGFLLAEQSEFVSPAFMTWQRSGDLIIMVMLGGVASLDGAILGALMVVLTEELLAGFTEHWRVIFGPFLVLVALFARGGLLGLMTGRRHG; encoded by the coding sequence ATGCAGGAGGCCACGGTCTCGACTCCCGCCGAACGGCTTCTGCCGCCGCATCTGGCGCGGCTTGCCGTGCCGGTGCTCGTCTTCGCCCTCCTGGCGCTCGCTCCGCTCGCCGGCCTCGCTGGCTCGGAGCGCTACATGCTCGCTCTGGTCACACGCTGCATGATCTTCGCCATTGCGGCGATCGGGCTCGATCTCGCGCTCGGCTGCGGCGGCCTCGTCAGCTTCGGCCATGCCGCCTTCATCGGCATCGGCGCCTATGCGGCCGGCATCCTGACCGCAAGCGGCATCGAGGATGCGGCCCTGGTGCTCGGCGTGGCCCTCGCCGCGAGCGGTCTGTTCGCCCTGGTGACCGGAGCGATCTCGCTGAAGACGCGCGGCGTGCATTTCATCATGATCACGCTGGCCTTCGGCCAGATGGCCTATTTCGTGGCGAACTCGCTCAAAGCCTATGGCGGTGATGACGGGCTGACGCTCGCCAACCGCGTCACGCTCTTCGGCCAGGATACGTTCGGCGGCACCTACATCTTCTACTATGCGGTGCTGGCGCTGCTGCTCGTCGTCTATCTCTTGGCCCGCGCCGTCATCCGCTCGCGCTTCGGGCGGGTGCTGCGCGGCGCCAAGGACAACGAGATCCGCATGGCGGCGATCGGCTTCAATCCCTACCCGTTCCGCCTTGCAGCCTATGTGCTGTCGGGGATGATGGCGGGGCTTGCCGGGTTCCTGCTCGCCGAGCAGTCCGAATTCGTCAGTCCCGCCTTCATGACCTGGCAGCGATCGGGCGACCTCATCATCATGGTCATGCTCGGCGGCGTCGCCTCGCTCGACGGCGCCATTCTCGGCGCCCTCATGGTGGTGCTCACCGAGGAGCTGCTGGCGGGCTTCACCGAGCATTGGCGGGTGATATTCGGCCCCTTCCTGGTGCTCGTCGCACTGTTCGCGCGCGGCGGCCTGCTGGGCCTCATGACGGGGCGCCGCCATGGATGA
- a CDS encoding 23S rRNA Um-2552 2'-O-methyltransferase has product MTTGDSPPPRGLAVRVRKSSKNTHSSRQWLTRQLNDPYVALAKREGQRSRAVYKLKEIDERHKLFRRGAKVVDLGAAPGGWSQYAAERVGAVTGQGRVVALDLLDIEPLAGVVFAKLDFLAPEAPEWIVEALGGKADVVLSDMAANTTGHRRTDHLRIMGLAEEAATFARDILAPDGAFVAKVLQGGTEASLLASLKRDFARVKHIKPAASRADSAELYLLAMGFRGQAVDAEEDAGE; this is encoded by the coding sequence ATGACAACAGGCGATAGCCCCCCGCCGCGCGGCCTCGCGGTGCGCGTGCGCAAGAGCTCGAAGAACACGCATTCGTCGCGCCAATGGCTGACGCGGCAGCTCAACGATCCTTATGTGGCGCTGGCCAAGCGCGAAGGGCAGCGCTCGCGCGCCGTCTACAAGCTCAAGGAGATCGATGAGCGCCACAAGCTGTTCCGGCGCGGCGCCAAGGTCGTCGATCTCGGCGCAGCGCCGGGCGGCTGGTCGCAATATGCGGCCGAGCGCGTGGGAGCTGTCACCGGCCAGGGGCGTGTCGTCGCGCTCGACCTTCTCGACATCGAGCCGCTCGCGGGCGTGGTGTTCGCCAAGCTCGATTTCCTGGCGCCCGAAGCGCCGGAATGGATCGTCGAAGCGCTGGGCGGCAAGGCCGATGTGGTGCTCTCCGACATGGCGGCGAACACGACCGGTCACCGCAGGACGGACCATCTGCGCATCATGGGGCTCGCCGAAGAGGCAGCCACCTTCGCCCGCGACATCCTGGCGCCGGACGGGGCCTTCGTGGCGAAGGTGCTGCAGGGCGGCACGGAGGCAAGCCTGCTCGCCTCGCTCAAGCGCGACTTCGCCCGCGTCAAGCATATCAAGCCCGCCGCCAGCCGGGCGGATTCGGCCGAGCTCTATCTCCTGGCAATGGGGTTTCGGGGGCAGGCCGTCGACGCAGAAGAGGATGCAGGCGAATAG